The Micromonospora sp. NBC_00421 genome contains a region encoding:
- a CDS encoding shikimate dehydrogenase family protein, with product MVVVAAPAPTGSGISGTTRVYALLGDPIAQVRAPGLLNPVLARRGADAVLVPVHVTAADLEPVVRELRQIVNLDGMLVTMPHKAAVLDLADRVTDRARLARSANALRREPDGTWTADTFDGDGFVRALVEAGHDPRGRRVCLVGAGGAGSAIAVALLDAGTAELRLVDTDPGRLGTLHRRLSPVYPGRIGASTHPLLTDVDLAVNATPLGLRTDDPLPFPVADLPAHAVVADIIMTPAETALLRAATARGLTVQPGLPMLAHQIDAYLEFFGL from the coding sequence ATGGTCGTCGTCGCCGCCCCGGCGCCGACCGGGTCGGGGATCAGCGGCACCACCCGGGTGTACGCCCTGCTCGGCGACCCGATCGCGCAGGTACGCGCGCCCGGTCTGCTCAATCCGGTGCTCGCCCGACGCGGCGCCGACGCCGTGCTGGTCCCGGTGCACGTGACGGCGGCCGACCTCGAACCGGTGGTGCGCGAACTGCGGCAGATCGTGAACCTGGACGGGATGCTCGTCACCATGCCACACAAGGCGGCAGTCCTCGACCTGGCAGACCGGGTCACCGACCGTGCCCGCCTGGCCCGCAGCGCGAACGCGCTCCGCCGCGAGCCCGACGGCACCTGGACGGCCGACACCTTCGACGGTGACGGGTTCGTCCGCGCTCTGGTGGAGGCCGGCCACGATCCCCGGGGACGCCGCGTCTGCCTGGTGGGAGCGGGCGGCGCCGGAAGCGCCATAGCGGTCGCGCTGCTCGACGCCGGGACGGCCGAACTACGCCTGGTCGACACCGACCCCGGCCGGCTCGGCACCCTGCACCGGCGGTTGTCCCCGGTCTACCCGGGACGGATCGGTGCCTCGACCCACCCGCTCCTGACCGACGTCGATCTCGCGGTCAACGCCACGCCCCTGGGACTGCGTACCGATGATCCGCTGCCGTTCCCGGTGGCCGACCTGCCGGCGCACGCGGTGGTGGCCGACATCATCATGACTCCGGCGGAGACGGCGTTGCTGCGTGCGGCGACCGCCCGTGGCCTCACGGTCCAGCCCGGTCTACCGATGCTCGCCCACCAGATCGACGCCTACCTGGAGTTCTTCGGCCTCTAG
- a CDS encoding glycosyltransferase: protein MFTGTATPLISVVVPTYNRSALLHRTLAALADQRMPTARFEVVVADDGSTDDTRQTVEAFTERLTLRYHHQDDLGFRAAAARNAGARLASGEVLVFVDTGVLPGPDFLAAHLAAHQRPGRPRAVLGYTYGYRPDDPTPGPGGDVRARTPEEIVRTLGTSPDFQDGRYPTFASCGFDLSRVPLAWQLFWSLNCSVRATDFHAVGGFDEDFRSWGGEDIELGYRLERHGLTFEVDRDAWAVDTPHPREKRETTGTNPSNTLLLLHKHPEPVMELLWAWFCRHLPPLKDTRAGHLRQELPAIRRAITYARNRDVTAELAQLRDTVPAGSRIAVIGCGGTLPPGFPAAHLFDFDEELLRGLPADPAHTVHHSLGIRTVLPDDAVDVVLVTSRMIPLRRWRAHVLAEAGRIGRTVRGPFVDPTPEPAGAVAG, encoded by the coding sequence ATGTTCACTGGCACCGCAACGCCACTGATCTCGGTCGTCGTCCCCACCTACAATCGCTCCGCGCTGCTGCACCGCACCCTCGCGGCGTTGGCCGACCAACGGATGCCGACGGCCCGGTTCGAGGTCGTCGTCGCCGACGACGGATCGACCGACGACACCCGACAGACGGTGGAGGCGTTCACCGAGCGCCTGACGCTGCGCTACCACCACCAGGACGACCTGGGTTTCCGTGCCGCCGCCGCCCGCAACGCCGGCGCCCGGCTCGCCAGCGGCGAGGTCCTCGTGTTCGTCGACACCGGTGTGCTACCCGGACCCGACTTCCTCGCCGCACACCTCGCCGCCCACCAGCGGCCCGGCCGGCCCCGCGCGGTTCTCGGCTACACCTACGGCTACCGGCCCGACGACCCGACCCCCGGACCGGGGGGCGACGTCCGTGCCCGTACACCCGAGGAGATCGTCCGCACCCTGGGCACGTCACCCGACTTCCAGGACGGTCGGTACCCCACGTTCGCCTCCTGTGGCTTCGACCTCTCCCGGGTCCCGCTGGCCTGGCAGCTGTTCTGGTCCCTGAACTGCTCCGTCCGGGCCACGGACTTCCACGCCGTGGGCGGGTTCGACGAGGACTTCCGTTCCTGGGGCGGGGAGGACATCGAACTGGGGTACCGGTTGGAGCGGCACGGCCTGACCTTCGAGGTCGATCGGGACGCGTGGGCGGTCGACACCCCGCACCCCCGGGAGAAACGGGAGACGACCGGCACCAATCCGAGCAACACGCTGCTTCTTCTGCACAAGCATCCCGAGCCGGTCATGGAACTGCTCTGGGCATGGTTCTGCCGGCACCTGCCCCCACTGAAGGACACCCGTGCCGGGCATCTCCGGCAGGAACTGCCAGCCATCCGGCGCGCGATCACCTACGCCCGCAACCGCGACGTCACGGCGGAGTTGGCGCAGTTGCGCGACACCGTGCCGGCGGGCAGCCGGATCGCGGTGATCGGCTGCGGCGGCACCCTGCCGCCCGGCTTTCCCGCCGCCCACCTCTTCGACTTCGACGAGGAGCTGCTCCGGGGGCTGCCGGCGGACCCGGCACACACCGTCCACCACAGCCTCGGCATCCGTACCGTGCTGCCCGATGACGCGGTCGACGTCGTGCTGGTGACATCCCGGATGATCCCGCTCCGGCGGTGGCGGGCGCACGTCCTGGCCGAGGCCGGGCGGATCGGCCGGACGGTGCGCGGCCCGTTCGTCGATCCGACCCCCGAACCCGCCGGAGCCGTCGCCGGCTGA